The Flavobacterium psychrophilum genome includes a region encoding these proteins:
- a CDS encoding sporulation protein, which yields MRILNLQTYKIALISLTFFATKAMAQEGNVSVSQDSRFEQLLAEKRKINSSITVNDKYKVQIFYGDNSKARKTLTDFRRDFKDLDGTIIFESPTYKVWVGNFKSRIDAEKRLIDIKKKYPHALLIKPNK from the coding sequence ATGAGAATTTTAAACCTACAGACTTACAAAATCGCCCTAATTTCACTTACCTTTTTCGCCACAAAAGCAATGGCACAGGAAGGTAATGTTTCTGTTTCACAGGACTCCCGCTTTGAGCAACTGCTAGCCGAAAAGCGTAAAATTAACTCATCTATTACCGTTAACGATAAATATAAGGTACAAATATTTTACGGAGACAACAGCAAAGCACGTAAAACACTAACTGATTTCAGAAGAGATTTTAAAGACCTTGATGGCACTATAATATTTGAAAGCCCAACATATAAGGTATGGGTTGGTAACTTTAAGTCGCGAATTGACGCTGAAAAACGGTTGATCGACATCAAAAAGAAATACCCGCACGCCTTACTAATTAAGCCAAACAAGTAG
- a CDS encoding cytochrome C codes for MKKVGNHTSFSRILLFCLAFSLSFSITSYAQDAAAPAPAADAAAAPADGAGDPAKGKELFNTLCAACHKLDAKSTGPALRGVADKHDRAWIYKWVQNSSAMIKAGDPVAVKLFAENNNAVMTPFPQLSTTDIDNIMAYTSEPAAVAPPKAAGAQGAGADASGGSMSNNLVLGALVVVLGVLIVMLVLVKRTLTRISSANGVQVAKEPGISVWKAYAKNQFLVLVTVILLMLASSYFLYGYLMQVGVDQGYEPIQPIHFSHKIHAGDNGIDCKYCHSSARVSKTSGIPSLNVCMNCHKNISEFQGDKDSIYVDHSKEFYSSQIKELYNAVGWDATAQKYTGKQKPVKWVRVHNLPDFVYFNHSQHVSVAGVECQTCHGPVETMEVMRQHSPLTMGWCINCHRETDVKVEGNDYYKKIHDELAKKYGVVKLTAANMGGTECGKCHY; via the coding sequence ATGAAAAAAGTGGGTAACCATACTTCGTTTTCAAGAATTTTATTGTTCTGTCTGGCGTTCTCGCTGTCATTTTCCATTACATCTTATGCACAGGATGCTGCGGCTCCTGCGCCTGCAGCTGATGCTGCGGCAGCACCGGCTGATGGGGCTGGTGACCCTGCTAAGGGTAAAGAGTTGTTTAATACTCTTTGTGCTGCATGTCACAAACTTGATGCCAAATCTACGGGTCCGGCTTTAAGGGGTGTTGCAGATAAGCATGATCGTGCATGGATTTACAAGTGGGTTCAGAACAGCAGTGCAATGATTAAAGCAGGTGATCCTGTTGCAGTAAAACTTTTTGCTGAAAATAATAATGCTGTAATGACGCCGTTCCCACAGCTGTCTACAACTGATATTGATAATATCATGGCGTATACATCTGAGCCGGCTGCTGTTGCTCCGCCTAAAGCTGCGGGTGCTCAGGGTGCTGGTGCTGATGCTTCAGGGGGTTCAATGTCTAACAATTTAGTACTTGGTGCTCTTGTTGTTGTGTTGGGTGTTCTTATTGTAATGCTTGTTCTTGTGAAAAGAACGCTTACAAGAATATCTTCTGCTAACGGGGTTCAGGTTGCTAAAGAGCCGGGTATTTCTGTGTGGAAAGCATATGCTAAAAACCAGTTTCTTGTTTTGGTGACTGTTATTTTGCTAATGCTTGCGTCTTCATACTTCCTTTACGGTTACCTGATGCAGGTAGGTGTAGATCAGGGGTATGAGCCAATTCAGCCAATTCACTTCTCGCACAAAATTCACGCTGGTGATAACGGTATCGACTGTAAGTACTGTCACTCTTCTGCAAGGGTAAGTAAAACATCAGGTATACCATCTCTTAATGTGTGTATGAACTGTCATAAAAACATTTCTGAGTTCCAGGGTGATAAAGATTCTATATATGTAGATCATTCAAAAGAATTCTACTCTAGTCAGATTAAAGAATTGTATAATGCTGTAGGATGGGATGCTACGGCTCAAAAATATACCGGAAAACAAAAACCAGTTAAGTGGGTTAGAGTTCATAATCTTCCGGATTTCGTTTACTTTAACCACTCTCAGCACGTGTCTGTTGCAGGTGTTGAATGTCAGACATGTCACGGTCCTGTAGAGACTATGGAAGTTATGAGGCAACATTCTCCATTAACAATGGGATGGTGTATTAACTGTCACCGTGAGACAGATGTTAAAGTAGAAGGAAATGACTACTACAAGAAAATCCACGATGAACTTGCCAAAAAATATGGCGTAGTTAAGCTTACTGCTGCAAACATGGGTGGTACAGAGTGTGGTAAATGTCACTATTAA
- a CDS encoding quinol:cytochrome C oxidoreductase: MASNKKYWQSVEELNENSSIVETLRNNEFVEEIPTDEFLGDKEALASSSTSRRDFLKYVGFSTAAASLAACEGPVIKSIPYVVQPEEIIPGVADYYATTMNDGFDFANILIKTREGRPIKVENNVLAGAKYAANARVHASVLSLYDSMRLKQPVIEGKPASWEEVEAKVKAGLSQAAAGAGQVVVLTGTTASPSTDKLIAEFGAKYPGFKHVVYDAVSSSEALDAFQAVYGERALADYDFGKADVVLSVGADFLGDWQGGGFDGGYTNGRIPKQGKMSKHIQIEANMSLSGANADKRIPLTVTEQKYALVAIYNAITGSGVSVPAIANKSYADAVANAAAQVKAAGSRGVVVTGLDDVNAQLLVLAINNALQSAAFNPGGARLTRKGDAKAVAQLVADMKAGSVHTLIMSGVNPVYTLANSADFAEGLKKVKLSVSFSLKEDETASITTVAAAAPHYLESWGDVSVAKGYYAVTQPTIRPLFKTKQFQDALLAWSGSAQDYYGYVKAASASYAGGKAWNQLVHDGVYMAEATPVATAAGADYAGAASKLAAAKAEAGKLELVLYTKTGMGDGQQANNPWLQEFPDPITRVSWDNYVTVSKADAEALGLENWNVANGGLNGSYVTIEVNGKKLEKVPVIIQPGQAKGSVGLALGYGRQAAMKKEMVVGVNAYTLYNNLNSFQSAKLTKTSGEHEFACVQLQKTLMGRGDIVKEATLKDFNEKDASEWNIMPVVSYDHKEVPAASIDLWESFDRTTGHHFNLSIDLNACTGCGACVIACHAENNVPVVGKSEIRRSRDMHWLRIDRYYSSQDTFAGDVTKKESASGLFDSVSTFNEMEDPSENPQVVFQPVMCQHCNHAPCETVCPVAATSHGRQGQNHMAYNRCVGTRYCANNCPYKVRRFNWFLYNKNSEFDYHMNDDLGRMVLNPDVNVRSRGVMEKCSFCIQSTQAVILKAKREGRTVAKGEFNDACACSAACSSGAMVFGDVNEKEDPIVALKEDERAYHLLDHIGTKPNVFYHVKVRNT, from the coding sequence ATGGCATCAAACAAAAAATACTGGCAAAGTGTTGAAGAGCTAAATGAAAATAGTTCTATTGTTGAGACGCTAAGAAACAATGAGTTTGTTGAGGAGATCCCTACTGATGAATTTCTTGGCGACAAGGAAGCTCTTGCCTCTTCATCAACAAGCCGTCGTGACTTTTTGAAATATGTTGGGTTCAGTACAGCGGCTGCATCGCTTGCTGCTTGTGAGGGCCCGGTTATCAAGTCTATTCCTTACGTAGTTCAGCCGGAAGAAATCATCCCGGGTGTTGCTGATTATTATGCAACGACCATGAATGATGGTTTTGATTTCGCTAATATATTAATTAAGACGCGCGAAGGCCGTCCTATTAAAGTAGAGAACAATGTGCTTGCAGGTGCTAAGTATGCTGCAAATGCTCGTGTTCATGCTTCTGTGTTGTCGCTTTATGACAGCATGCGTTTAAAACAGCCGGTGATTGAGGGTAAGCCTGCATCATGGGAAGAAGTTGAAGCGAAAGTAAAAGCAGGTCTTTCTCAGGCTGCTGCAGGTGCTGGTCAGGTTGTCGTGCTTACAGGTACAACAGCAAGTCCTTCTACTGATAAACTAATTGCTGAATTTGGTGCTAAATATCCTGGATTCAAACATGTGGTTTATGATGCAGTATCTTCATCTGAAGCTTTGGATGCGTTCCAGGCTGTGTATGGTGAAAGGGCTCTAGCTGATTACGATTTTGGTAAAGCTGATGTTGTCCTTTCCGTAGGTGCTGATTTCCTTGGCGATTGGCAGGGTGGAGGATTTGACGGAGGTTATACTAACGGTCGTATCCCTAAACAAGGTAAAATGTCTAAGCATATCCAGATTGAGGCTAATATGTCGCTTTCAGGTGCTAATGCAGACAAACGTATTCCGTTGACTGTTACAGAGCAAAAATATGCTCTTGTTGCTATATACAATGCTATTACAGGTTCTGGTGTAAGTGTTCCTGCAATTGCAAACAAATCATATGCTGATGCTGTGGCTAACGCTGCTGCTCAGGTTAAAGCTGCTGGTTCAAGAGGTGTAGTTGTTACAGGTCTTGATGATGTTAATGCTCAATTGCTTGTTCTTGCAATAAACAATGCATTGCAATCGGCTGCTTTCAATCCTGGTGGTGCACGTCTTACTCGTAAGGGTGATGCTAAAGCGGTTGCTCAGTTAGTAGCAGATATGAAAGCAGGAAGCGTTCATACACTTATCATGAGTGGTGTGAATCCGGTGTACACACTGGCAAACAGCGCTGATTTTGCTGAAGGTCTTAAAAAAGTGAAATTATCAGTTTCTTTCTCTCTTAAAGAAGATGAAACTGCTTCTATAACAACTGTAGCTGCTGCTGCTCCTCACTATCTTGAGTCTTGGGGTGATGTAAGTGTTGCTAAAGGATATTATGCGGTTACGCAGCCAACTATCCGTCCGTTGTTCAAAACAAAACAATTCCAGGATGCATTACTTGCATGGTCTGGAAGTGCTCAGGACTATTATGGTTACGTTAAAGCTGCTTCTGCTTCTTACGCAGGTGGTAAGGCATGGAACCAGTTAGTTCATGATGGTGTTTATATGGCTGAAGCTACTCCGGTTGCAACTGCTGCCGGTGCTGATTATGCAGGTGCTGCTTCTAAACTAGCTGCTGCTAAGGCGGAAGCTGGTAAATTAGAATTGGTACTTTACACTAAAACAGGTATGGGTGATGGCCAGCAGGCTAACAACCCATGGTTACAAGAGTTTCCAGATCCTATCACAAGGGTGTCTTGGGATAACTATGTAACTGTTTCTAAAGCTGATGCTGAAGCTCTTGGCCTTGAAAACTGGAATGTTGCTAACGGTGGTCTTAACGGAAGTTATGTAACTATCGAGGTTAACGGTAAAAAACTTGAAAAAGTACCGGTTATCATTCAGCCGGGTCAGGCAAAAGGTTCTGTTGGTCTTGCCCTTGGGTATGGCCGTCAGGCAGCAATGAAAAAAGAAATGGTTGTAGGTGTTAACGCTTACACACTATATAATAACCTTAACTCGTTCCAGTCTGCGAAACTGACTAAAACAAGTGGTGAGCATGAGTTTGCCTGCGTTCAGCTTCAAAAAACATTAATGGGTAGAGGAGATATCGTTAAGGAAGCTACCCTTAAAGATTTCAATGAGAAAGATGCTTCTGAATGGAACATCATGCCGGTTGTATCTTACGACCATAAAGAAGTGCCTGCTGCATCAATTGACCTTTGGGAGTCGTTTGACAGAACTACAGGACACCACTTCAACTTATCTATCGATCTTAATGCCTGTACAGGTTGTGGTGCTTGTGTTATCGCATGTCACGCAGAAAACAACGTTCCTGTAGTAGGGAAATCAGAAATAAGAAGAAGCCGTGATATGCACTGGTTGCGTATTGACAGGTATTACTCTTCTCAGGATACATTTGCAGGAGACGTTACTAAGAAAGAAAGTGCTTCAGGATTATTTGATTCTGTATCTACTTTCAATGAAATGGAAGACCCATCTGAGAATCCTCAGGTAGTATTCCAGCCGGTAATGTGTCAGCACTGTAACCACGCTCCGTGTGAAACTGTTTGTCCGGTAGCGGCAACGTCTCACGGTCGTCAGGGTCAAAACCACATGGCTTATAACCGTTGTGTCGGTACTCGTTACTGCGCAAACAACTGTCCTTATAAAGTACGTCGTTTCAACTGGTTCCTTTACAACAAAAACAGCGAGTTTGATTACCACATGAACGATGATCTTGGTCGCATGGTTCTTAATCCGGATGTTAACGTTCGTTCTAGAGGTGTTATGGAAAAATGTTCTTTCTGTATCCAGTCTACTCAGGCAGTTATCCTTAAAGCGAAACGCGAAGGAAGAACAGTTGCAAAAGGTGAGTTCAATGATGCTTGTGCTTGTTCTGCAGCATGCAGCAGCGGTGCAATGGTATTTGGTGACGTAAATGAAAAAGAAGATCCAATTGTGGCCCTTAAAGAGGATGAGAGGGCATACCACCTTCTTGACCACATAGGAACTAAGCCAAATGTATTCTACCACGTTAAAGTTAGAAATACATAA